A part of Rickettsia canadensis str. McKiel genomic DNA contains:
- a CDS encoding ribonuclease HII → MEIDLLQYEKKYQEYIVAGIDEAGRGPLAGPVVASAVVIDNTNIITGIKDSKKLSKRKRELLYEQITSNYIWSTAIISHTEIDEINILEATKKACSIAAANLTIKPEIVLVDGNMQFNDKRFVSIIKGDNLSLSIAAASIVAKITRDRLMLDLSTEFPQYLWYKNSGYGTKEHIQAINTHGLSPYHRKSFRYSCFI, encoded by the coding sequence ATGGAAATAGACTTATTACAGTATGAGAAGAAATATCAGGAGTATATTGTAGCCGGTATAGATGAAGCAGGTCGAGGACCGCTCGCAGGTCCGGTAGTAGCTAGTGCCGTTGTAATAGATAATACAAATATTATCACAGGTATTAAAGATTCTAAAAAGCTTTCTAAAAGGAAAAGAGAATTATTGTATGAGCAAATAACCAGTAATTATATTTGGTCAACCGCTATTATTTCCCATACCGAAATTGATGAGATTAATATATTAGAAGCAACTAAAAAAGCTTGTTCTATTGCTGCAGCAAATCTTACTATTAAACCGGAAATAGTTTTAGTTGATGGTAATATGCAGTTTAATGACAAGAGATTTGTTAGTATAATTAAGGGTGATAATTTATCGTTATCGATTGCAGCGGCTTCTATTGTTGCAAAAATTACTAGGGATCGTTTGATGTTAGATTTAAGCACTGAATTTCCACAATATTTATGGTACAAAAATTCCGGCTACGGTACTAAAGAACATATCCAAGCTATTAATACGCATGGCTTATCACCGTATCATAGGAAAAGCTTTAGGTATAGTTGTTTTATTTGA
- the uvrB gene encoding excinuclease ABC subunit UvrB has product MNNFSIISEYKPAGDQPKAIDEIIAGLNSKKRSQMLLGITGSGKTFTMANIIARMNRPTLIMAHNKTLAAQIYSEMKLMFPKNAIEYFVSYYDYYQPEAYIARTDTFIEKDSSINEQIDLMRHSATRSLLERRDVIVVSSVSCIYGLGSPNLYYQMTVNLESGKSYPRDKLLSDLVNLQYERNDIGFERGCFRVKGDNIDIFPSHYSDKAWRLSFVGNELEYIHEFDPLTGTKLAKLDKAMVFGNSHFVIPQETVNKAISEIEVELQKRLELLKSQNKILETQRLNQRTQYDLEMLTTTGSCKGIENYSRFLTGRNAGEPPPTLFEYLPKDALLFVDESHVSVPQIRAMYNGDRARKKVLVEHGFRLPSALDNRPLKFEEWEKFRPQTIFVSATPGPFELEETGGLVVELIIRPTGLLDPECIIKPATNQVEDLISEIQTTIAKGLRVLVTTLTKKMAEDLTTYLQELKYKSSYLHSNVHTLERLEILRDLRQGTINILVGINLLREGLDIPECGLVAILDADKEGFLRSEVSLIQTIGRAARNSEGRVILYADKITKSIDKAVSETMRRRQIQQEYNEKHGIIPQTINRTIYALTALKKIDSKLDKKQAHILFDNPAKLKAHIYKLKKAMLKAASNLEFEQATKLRDQLKNLEEAALELS; this is encoded by the coding sequence ATGAATAATTTTTCTATTATCTCAGAATATAAACCGGCAGGAGATCAGCCAAAAGCAATAGATGAAATTATAGCAGGATTAAATAGCAAGAAACGTTCCCAAATGTTGCTCGGTATTACGGGATCAGGTAAGACTTTTACTATGGCGAATATTATTGCAAGAATGAATCGCCCTACTCTTATTATGGCACATAATAAAACTTTAGCTGCTCAAATTTATTCAGAAATGAAATTGATGTTCCCGAAAAATGCCATTGAGTATTTTGTCTCATATTATGATTATTATCAGCCCGAAGCTTATATAGCACGCACTGATACTTTTATAGAAAAAGACTCATCAATTAACGAGCAGATTGATTTAATGCGTCATTCCGCTACAAGATCACTCTTAGAAAGACGTGACGTTATAGTAGTTTCTTCCGTTTCATGTATTTACGGGCTTGGCTCTCCTAATTTATATTACCAAATGACGGTTAATTTAGAATCAGGTAAAAGCTACCCTCGTGATAAACTACTAAGTGATTTGGTAAATCTGCAATATGAGCGTAATGATATTGGGTTTGAACGTGGCTGTTTTCGGGTTAAAGGTGATAATATCGATATTTTTCCATCACATTATAGCGATAAAGCTTGGCGTTTATCGTTTGTTGGCAATGAACTCGAATATATACATGAATTTGATCCCCTAACAGGCACAAAACTTGCTAAACTCGATAAAGCTATGGTCTTTGGTAATTCACATTTCGTGATACCGCAAGAAACAGTAAATAAAGCCATATCAGAGATTGAGGTAGAGTTACAAAAACGCTTAGAATTATTAAAGTCACAAAATAAAATACTTGAAACCCAAAGACTAAATCAACGTACTCAATATGATCTTGAAATGTTAACTACAACCGGTAGCTGTAAAGGCATTGAAAATTATTCGAGATTCCTTACAGGACGTAACGCCGGTGAGCCACCACCGACTTTGTTTGAGTATCTACCGAAAGATGCGTTATTATTTGTTGATGAAAGCCATGTATCCGTACCACAAATTAGAGCGATGTACAACGGTGATCGAGCAAGAAAAAAAGTATTGGTAGAGCATGGGTTTCGTCTGCCTTCTGCTCTTGATAATAGACCCTTAAAATTTGAAGAATGGGAAAAATTTAGACCGCAAACCATTTTTGTATCTGCAACTCCGGGACCATTCGAGTTAGAAGAAACCGGCGGCCTTGTAGTAGAATTAATTATCAGACCTACGGGACTGCTTGATCCTGAATGCATTATAAAGCCTGCTACTAACCAAGTTGAGGATTTAATTAGCGAGATTCAAACCACTATTGCTAAAGGTTTGCGTGTTTTAGTCACCACCTTAACAAAAAAAATGGCAGAAGATTTAACTACCTATTTACAGGAACTAAAATATAAAAGCTCTTATTTACATTCTAACGTTCATACACTTGAACGTCTTGAAATATTAAGAGATTTAAGACAAGGTACTATCAATATTTTAGTAGGTATTAATTTGCTTCGTGAGGGACTTGATATCCCTGAATGCGGTTTAGTAGCCATACTTGATGCTGACAAGGAAGGGTTTTTACGGTCAGAAGTATCGTTAATACAAACGATTGGAAGAGCTGCACGCAATAGCGAGGGCAGAGTAATACTTTATGCTGATAAAATAACTAAATCTATTGATAAAGCTGTTAGTGAAACGATGCGTAGACGACAGATTCAACAAGAATATAATGAAAAACACGGCATAATTCCACAAACTATCAACCGTACTATTTACGCTTTAACAGCACTTAAGAAAATCGATAGTAAACTTGATAAAAAACAAGCTCATATTTTATTTGATAACCCTGCTAAACTAAAAGCTCATATTTACAAATTAAAAAAAGCAATGCTTAAAGCTGCAAGTAATCTTGAATTTGAACAAGCCACAAAACTTCGTGATCAGCTAAAAAATCTAGAAGAGGCAGCGTTGGAATTGAGCTAA
- the grxC gene encoding glutaredoxin 3 yields the protein MNKTILHTIIIYTLASCPYCIKAKALLDKKEVVYEEIEVSNFTQEEKEKLIKKAGGSRTVPQIFINNIHIGGNDDLQKLNEEGRLDKLLEGQPKKTPPAAASV from the coding sequence GTGAATAAAACTATATTACATACGATCATTATTTATACTCTCGCTAGTTGTCCTTATTGTATCAAAGCTAAAGCGTTGCTTGATAAGAAAGAGGTAGTTTATGAGGAAATTGAAGTAAGTAATTTTACTCAGGAAGAGAAAGAAAAGTTAATTAAGAAAGCTGGTGGCAGCAGAACCGTCCCACAGATATTTATAAATAATATTCATATAGGTGGTAATGATGATTTACAGAAGCTTAATGAAGAAGGCAGGCTTGATAAGTTGTTAGAAGGACAGCCGAAGAAGACTCCACCTGCCGCCGCCAGTGTGTAG
- a CDS encoding SURF1 family protein — protein MTNKINLTNFFVLITFITLISLGFWQISRLKEKKLFLASMQANLTSPAINLEELGSNFIYRKVKITGQFLLNKDIYLYGRRSMSSEKDGYYLVTPFKTLEEQIILVARGWFSNRNKNIITQAANNQKHEIIGVTMPSEKTRSYLPANDIKNNVWLTLDLKAASKALGLNLENFYIIEEGKNISNLDILLPLSINHVKAIRNDHLEYALTWFGLAISLIVIYVIYKRHYKIHNF, from the coding sequence ATGACTAACAAAATTAATTTAACAAATTTCTTTGTACTTATAACCTTTATAACACTTATCTCTTTAGGATTTTGGCAGATTAGTCGCTTAAAAGAAAAGAAATTATTTTTAGCCTCAATGCAAGCTAATCTCACTTCACCTGCAATTAATTTAGAAGAACTTGGTAGCAATTTTATTTATCGTAAGGTAAAAATTACTGGTCAATTTTTGCTTAATAAAGACATATATTTATATGGTAGGCGATCAATGTCGAGTGAAAAAGACGGCTATTATTTAGTTACTCCCTTTAAAACTCTAGAAGAACAAATTATTTTAGTAGCACGAGGCTGGTTTAGTAATCGCAATAAAAATATTATTACACAAGCAGCCAATAATCAAAAACATGAAATAATTGGTGTTACTATGCCTTCCGAAAAAACCCGTAGTTACTTACCTGCCAACGATATAAAAAATAATGTGTGGCTAACGTTAGATTTAAAAGCTGCATCCAAAGCTTTAGGGTTAAATCTAGAGAATTTTTATATTATCGAGGAAGGAAAAAACATTAGCAATTTAGATATTTTATTACCTCTTTCAATAAATCATGTAAAAGCTATTAGAAACGACCATTTAGAATACGCCCTAACTTGGTTTGGACTTGCTATTTCCTTAATCGTAATCTATGTAATTTATAAGCGTCATTATAAAATACATAACTTTTGA
- the dnaQ gene encoding DNA polymerase III subunit epsilon has product MSSLREIILDTETTGLDPQQGHRIVEIGAIEMVNKVLTGRNFHFYINPERDMPFEAYRIHGLSDEFLKDKPLFHTIADDFLEFISDSKLIIHNAPFDIKFLNHELSLLKRTEIKLLELANTIDTLVMARSMFPGAKYNLDALCKRFKVDNSGRQVHSALKDAALLAEVYVALTGGRQSTFKIVDRSIRINNLATHQVNNKTQQTTIVIKPTKEELQKHKDFINKILTPA; this is encoded by the coding sequence ATGTCAAGTTTAAGAGAAATAATTTTAGATACCGAAACTACAGGACTTGACCCACAACAAGGTCACCGAATCGTTGAGATTGGTGCTATTGAGATGGTAAATAAGGTATTAACAGGCAGGAATTTTCATTTTTATATTAATCCTGAGCGAGACATGCCGTTTGAGGCTTATAGAATTCACGGCCTTTCCGATGAATTTTTGAAAGATAAACCTTTATTTCATACAATAGCCGATGATTTTTTAGAGTTTATCTCAGATAGTAAACTTATTATTCATAATGCTCCTTTCGATATTAAATTTCTAAATCATGAATTATCATTATTAAAGAGAACAGAAATTAAACTCTTGGAACTAGCAAATACTATTGATACTCTTGTGATGGCTAGAAGCATGTTTCCTGGAGCAAAATATAATCTTGATGCATTATGTAAAAGATTTAAAGTTGATAATTCTGGTAGACAAGTTCACAGTGCTTTGAAAGATGCGGCATTACTTGCAGAAGTGTATGTAGCACTAACAGGTGGTAGACAATCGACTTTTAAGATAGTTGATAGATCTATCAGAATAAATAATTTAGCAACGCATCAAGTAAATAACAAAACACAACAAACTACTATAGTTATTAAACCTACAAAAGAAGAACTACAGAAACATAAAGATTTTATAAATAAGATTTTAACACCGGCTTAA
- the coaE gene encoding dephospho-CoA kinase (Dephospho-CoA kinase (CoaE) performs the final step in coenzyme A biosynthesis.): MLAIGITGNYASGKTFILDYLAEKGYKTFCADRCIKKLYQDLRVQTQILKLLPELEYFNIRKISNLIYNNDLSREKLQNFIYPLLIDKLILFKKENATSKFGFAEIPLLYEAKFDQYFDFVVTIYCSEEVRMQRAMTRSSFDIAIYNKIKEIQLPQESKIAKADFSINSGVDMLDLEKQISNLIKKLECQV; the protein is encoded by the coding sequence ATGTTAGCAATAGGTATTACCGGTAACTATGCATCAGGAAAAACGTTTATTTTGGATTATCTAGCAGAGAAGGGATATAAAACTTTTTGTGCTGATCGATGTATAAAAAAATTATATCAAGATTTGAGAGTGCAAACTCAAATCTTGAAATTACTACCTGAACTTGAGTATTTCAATATCAGAAAAATCAGTAATTTAATCTATAATAATGACCTATCTAGAGAGAAATTACAAAATTTTATTTACCCATTACTAATAGATAAACTAATTTTATTTAAAAAAGAAAACGCTACTTCCAAATTTGGTTTTGCTGAAATACCTCTACTTTATGAAGCTAAATTTGATCAATATTTTGATTTTGTCGTAACAATATATTGCTCTGAAGAAGTAAGAATGCAAAGAGCGATGACTAGATCTTCGTTTGATATAGCAATTTATAATAAAATCAAAGAAATTCAACTACCACAAGAGAGCAAAATAGCAAAAGCAGATTTTTCTATAAATAGCGGCGTTGATATGTTAGACTTGGAAAAACAAATAAGTAATTTAATAAAAAAGTTAGAATGTCAAGTTTAA
- a CDS encoding LpxI family protein, with amino-acid sequence MLPNLGIIAGRGSLPYLIAKNYTTQGGKCYITAIQGETDINQIKNFEYKVFKIGMVGEAIKYFKENEVQNIIFIGGVNRPNFKNLAVDKIGGLLLFKILGQKIRGDDSLLKTVADFFESYGFKVISSNKIYKNQQCDSNIITDTHPKSSDKNDIELGIKILNHLSPFDIAQSVIIESGYILGIEAAEGTDNLIARCADLRKNHHEGVLVKIPKLGQDTRLDIPTIGPGTIQNLAKYNYCGIAIKAGEMIVVEQELTVKLANEHKIFIAKC; translated from the coding sequence ATGCTACCAAATCTTGGAATTATCGCAGGCAGAGGCTCATTACCTTACTTAATAGCCAAGAATTATACTACGCAAGGCGGTAAATGTTATATAACAGCCATTCAAGGCGAAACCGATATAAACCAAATTAAAAATTTTGAATACAAAGTTTTTAAAATTGGTATGGTTGGGGAAGCTATAAAATATTTTAAGGAGAATGAAGTACAAAATATTATTTTTATAGGCGGTGTTAATAGACCGAATTTTAAAAATTTAGCCGTAGATAAAATAGGCGGTTTATTACTTTTCAAAATACTTGGGCAAAAAATTCGAGGAGATGATAGTTTGCTAAAAACAGTAGCAGATTTTTTTGAAAGTTACGGTTTTAAAGTAATTTCAAGTAACAAAATATATAAAAATCAACAATGTGACTCCAATATTATAACCGATACTCACCCTAAGAGTTCAGATAAAAATGATATTGAGCTTGGAATAAAAATATTAAATCATTTAAGTCCATTCGACATTGCACAATCGGTTATAATTGAAAGTGGCTATATACTTGGTATAGAAGCTGCCGAAGGGACGGATAATTTAATAGCGAGATGTGCAGATTTACGTAAAAATCATCATGAAGGAGTGTTAGTAAAAATACCCAAATTAGGTCAGGATACAAGGCTAGATATCCCGACGATCGGGCCGGGCACTATACAAAACCTTGCTAAGTATAATTATTGCGGTATAGCAATCAAAGCAGGTGAAATGATTGTAGTTGAACAAGAATTAACTGTAAAACTCGCTAATGAACATAAAATTTTTATAGCAAAATGTTAG
- a CDS encoding SspB family protein gives MNTEYKKFVNEYMLEFVKKILTKIQHENLYWDQLIYISYRTDNPAVILPLKVKQAYPKQITIVLQYQFENLIVNDTGFSLTVSFYGVKEIIYVPFDALISFIDSNNNYSLTFNQLLNVQEYHQHEKEIRNNKSCKTSLSPNPNVIMLDKFRNSSKPKPH, from the coding sequence ATGAATACCGAATATAAAAAATTTGTAAATGAATATATGCTAGAATTTGTGAAAAAAATTCTAACAAAAATTCAGCATGAAAATTTATATTGGGATCAGTTAATATATATATCATATAGAACTGATAATCCTGCAGTAATTTTACCCTTAAAAGTTAAGCAAGCATATCCAAAACAAATAACAATAGTATTGCAATATCAGTTTGAAAATTTAATAGTAAATGATACTGGCTTTTCTTTAACTGTAAGTTTTTACGGTGTTAAAGAAATAATTTACGTACCTTTTGATGCACTTATCAGTTTTATTGATTCCAATAATAATTACAGCTTAACTTTTAATCAGTTGTTAAATGTACAAGAATATCATCAACATGAAAAGGAAATAAGGAATAATAAAAGTTGTAAGACTTCATTATCTCCAAATCCAAATGTTATAATGTTAGATAAGTTTCGTAATTCTTCTAAACCTAAACCTCATTAA
- the rnhA gene encoding ribonuclease HI: MNENISKVVIYTDGACAGNPGPGGWGALLQFNDTSKEILGYELDTTNNRMEITAALEALRILKKSCNVEIYTDSKYLQQGITTWIHNWVKNNWCKSNNEAVKNADLWQKLYAELSKHTIIWKWVKGHANNSGNIAADKLAAQGRQTAIEILKCRV, from the coding sequence TTGAACGAGAATATATCGAAAGTAGTTATATATACTGATGGTGCATGTGCAGGTAATCCTGGTCCCGGAGGATGGGGAGCTTTACTTCAATTTAATGATACCAGCAAAGAAATATTAGGGTATGAATTAGATACGACAAATAATCGTATGGAAATTACAGCAGCACTTGAAGCATTGAGGATTTTGAAAAAATCTTGTAATGTTGAGATTTATACTGATAGTAAATATTTACAACAAGGAATTACCACTTGGATTCATAATTGGGTAAAAAATAATTGGTGTAAAAGCAATAATGAAGCAGTTAAAAATGCTGATTTATGGCAAAAATTATACGCAGAATTGAGTAAACATACTATTATTTGGAAATGGGTAAAAGGTCATGCAAATAATAGCGGTAATATTGCTGCCGATAAGCTTGCAGCGCAAGGAAGACAAACTGCTATAGAAATTTTAAAATGTCGTGTATAG
- a CDS encoding NADH-ubiquinone oxidoreductase subunit NDUFA12 family protein produces MSCIDKFFITFFHKKVGEDEFLNQYYESRNIDYLGRPRRFVIYNNVNEPTKIAPSWHVWLHHLVNEIPKNIQLFPWQDNTHLAKFTYREEFKGDTECSTAAYINIREDASTGSTYKLPLEVECAKMSNKIAKKPPKTSYLKYNRWQP; encoded by the coding sequence ATGTCGTGTATAGATAAGTTTTTTATTACTTTTTTTCACAAAAAAGTAGGAGAAGATGAGTTTTTGAATCAATATTATGAAAGCCGTAATATTGATTATTTAGGACGTCCAAGGAGATTTGTTATTTATAACAATGTAAATGAACCTACAAAAATTGCGCCAAGTTGGCATGTTTGGTTACATCATCTAGTAAATGAGATACCAAAAAATATTCAGCTTTTTCCATGGCAAGATAATACACATCTTGCCAAATTCACTTATAGAGAGGAATTTAAAGGAGACACGGAATGCAGCACCGCAGCGTACATAAACATACGTGAGGATGCGAGTACTGGATCGACGTATAAATTACCGCTAGAAGTAGAGTGTGCAAAGATGTCTAATAAAATAGCTAAAAAGCCGCCTAAAACATCATATCTTAAATATAATAGATGGCAACCGTAA
- the mlaD gene encoding outer membrane lipid asymmetry maintenance protein MlaD produces MKQNVIETIIGFVVLIIVLLFLIFAYKTGYSITSSKGYQVTANFQSAEGIAVGSDVMISGIKIGSIKKITLDPNSFYAIVYLNINDDVKIPKDSKAQVVTSGLFGSKYISIVPGNDDENLAANEEIRYTQSAINIELLINKIVSSFGSKW; encoded by the coding sequence ATGAAACAGAATGTTATTGAAACAATTATCGGCTTTGTAGTATTAATTATTGTCTTGCTATTTTTGATTTTTGCCTACAAAACAGGTTATTCTATCACTAGCTCAAAAGGTTATCAGGTAACTGCTAATTTTCAGAGTGCAGAGGGTATAGCAGTCGGAAGTGATGTAATGATTTCAGGTATAAAAATTGGTAGTATAAAGAAAATTACTTTAGACCCAAATAGCTTTTACGCAATAGTATATCTAAATATTAATGATGATGTTAAAATACCTAAAGATTCTAAAGCTCAAGTAGTAACCAGTGGGTTATTTGGAAGTAAGTATATTTCAATCGTACCCGGTAATGATGATGAAAATTTAGCGGCTAATGAAGAAATAAGATATACTCAATCAGCAATAAATATTGAATTATTAATTAATAAAATCGTTTCTTCATTTGGCAGTAAATGGTAA